The following DNA comes from Erigeron canadensis isolate Cc75 chromosome 3, C_canadensis_v1, whole genome shotgun sequence.
TCACGCTTTCCAAATCTGTCCCTTATACCATCTGAAAGTATCTGGCAGGATTTATGTTAAGACTTGTCATAATGGACATAACTCTACCAAGGGATTGACCATCATAGCTTCTGTTAATATAAAAAGCATTAGTTTCCGAAAGTGCGcttagttatttgttttgtaCTTCAAAAGTCATTGAAAGGTTAATAGTATTTTTGACAACAAAAGTGTTTTCGCCGTGATTTTCTACTAGTATTCTTAGGAGttctttatttaattatttagatGCTGTTTTATCTTTGACATGCTTTTATAGTGTTTGTGTGTGCATCTGTAATTAAAGTTTTACattgaaaaagacaaaaagtttaactaaaaatacaagtaaCGAGGTTTAATATTAAACAAAAGGCCATTGTAAGGTAGAAGATCAAGATGCAAGTGAGGATGTTATCTTCCTTTTAAATGGAATGGTAGATAGTTGTTGTTCTATAGCTTCTCCCTTTCTCCCTAAAACAGGAGGTTTAAGACATTTGTTCTTTGTAGTGGTGATAGTATCAGCTATATACTTGTGAAAGTGTCGATTTGGGTTATTGTTTAATTCCTCTTTGGTTGAATAGGTTGTGAAAGTTCAATGAATTGTATAGTTGATGCTTACCGCTTCCTCGATAGTTCTGTTTTAGCAAGTAATGTTACTGTGGTTATAACTTTTGCAATCATATTTAGGGATTGAGATCTTCTAAAGTTCAAtgcaactttactagtaaagttggaAGAATCatgaccattggattaaaatcgagtgtcaagatttaaagatgacTTTTGAATCTTGATCCTTGGTTTTtattcaatggtcaagatccctccatttttaataataaagttgttcttaactttagaggatcctcATCTCGTATTTAGTTTGTTGAATATTTTAAcagttttaaaaaatgttttgggTCAACGTCAATCTAACTCATACTGGAAGTACATGTTTCATTTCAACCTGAACCTGGCTTTTTTTTACTATCCGTCTACATctattattttgaagaatatctGTCTGATCACGGTCTAGGATCTCATTGTCTGGGGACACTATTTCAGGTTGACGAGTCGGTTACTAAATTCGACAGCAGAGTGCCGCCTTTTGTGAAGCAGGTGTCGACTAAAACTAAAAACTTGTCTAATGTGGCCTCTGAAGTCAAGAACGCTGGTGTGGTTGAAACGGCCTCTGGGCTAGCAAAAACTGCATACACAAGGCTAGAGCCAGTTGCTGAGCATTATGCTGTTTCTGCTTGGCTTACTCTGAATCAGCTCCCACTCTTCCCTAAGGTGGCTAAAGTGGTTGTACCTACAGCAGCTTACTATTCTGAAATGTACAACCAGACTGTACAGCAAACAGCAGAGAAAGGCTACAAGGTTTCTTCCTATCTACCGTTGGTGCCTACTGAAAGGATTGCTAAGGTTTTCAACTCAGCCGAGCCACAAGCTTGAAGCTGAATGTGGATACCCTGTAAATGCTTGGTTTGGTTTGTTAAGTTTAACTAAAGTCGTATGACATTGCTTGTGGGTTTTTAAATTGAACGTTGCTATGTTAATGGTACCTGATTTGATCATGAGACATGGAAAATGGATTCTTCTATTATATGTACAGCTAGGGCTTTGTATTGTCGTAATATTTGGTTCACTGACTGTGTTATGTGGCTATGTGCTATGGTGTTGCATTTAATAAAGTGGCATCCACTTTTCTTCATTCAACAGGATATTCTACTTGTTGCTCGTGCAGCTTGTGAGCACTGAGCCGTATAAAGAAAGAGAGGATGTTCTCCCTCTCCAAACCATATCACCCCATTTACATTAACTTTAGTGTTATATCATTTCTTCTCCTAACCATGAGAATTGGCCCCTACTAACAATACCGTCATacccatttttatttatttttaacacaaTTAAATAAGGTAAACTTAAACttacattataattaaaaaaaaaataagattacaCCAATACATGATAAACTTCAAGGAGGCcaaaatattatacatattgCTTTCTTTCTACACTTGTTTTGAAAATAGTTGGTATAAATTACCATATAACGTCGTGAGAACAACTTTGGTGCCATCGGAGTTTTCAAAGACCCCCCAGAAAGTTGGGAGAGGCCTAAGTGCTAGATTATGGTATACTTCAATTTCATGTGCAGTTGAAATTCAAGT
Coding sequences within:
- the LOC122593597 gene encoding REF/SRPP-like protein At3g05500, yielding MAESDVSVTNQSEVESEEERLKYLEFVQVAVVNAVVYASKVYSYAKENSGPLKPGVETIEGTLKTVVRPAYDKFHDVPVEVLKFVDRKVDESVTKFDSRVPPFVKQVSTKTKNLSNVASEVKNAGVVETASGLAKTAYTRLEPVAEHYAVSAWLTLNQLPLFPKVAKVVVPTAAYYSEMYNQTVQQTAEKGYKVSSYLPLVPTERIAKVFNSAEPQA